In Zymoseptoria tritici IPO323 chromosome 7, whole genome shotgun sequence, a single genomic region encodes these proteins:
- a CDS encoding cytochrome c1, which yields MLSRSAIRAARALGTGKSAGTKTVTRNASTQGSSESAASWKNTAMLSSSAALGFASVAWYYYQFGRPTQAMTPAEEGLHAIQYPWEHEKLTKTFDHGGLRRGFQVYREVCASCHSLSRIPYRTLVGNIMTVDEAKALAEENEYDTEPNDEGEIEKRPGKLSDYVPSPYKNDEAGRAANNGALPPDLSLIVKARHGGCNYIFSLLTGYPEEPPAGAVVQEGLNFNPYFPGTGIAMARVLYDGLVEYDDGTPATASQMAKDVVEFLNWAAEPEMDERKRMGWKVMAIGGLLFGMSVWVKRYKWSTVKTRKITYTAPPTNSPKQPGGVFRR from the exons ATGTTGAGCCGCTCGGCCATTCGCGCGGCGCGCGCCCTGGGTACTGGAAAGAGCGCTGGCACCAAGACGGTCACG CGCAATGCCTCGACCCAAGGCTCCTCCGAATCCGCCGCATCTTGGAAGAACACCGCGATGCTCTCGTCCTCCGCCGCCCTGGGTTTCGCCTCGGTCGCATGGTATTACTACCAATTCGGACGTCCAACACAGGCCATGACGCCAGCTGAGGAAGG ACTTCACGCTATTCAATATCCATGGGAGCACGAGAAGCTCACCAAGACTTTTGATCACGGTGGTCTTCGCCGCGGTTTCCAGGTCTACCGTGAGGTGTGCGCATCATGCCATTCTCTCAGCCGTATTCCTTACCGCACACTGGTCGGCAACATCATGACCGTCGATGAGGCCAAGGCGCTTGCCGAGGAGAACGAGTACGATACCGAGCCGAACGACGAGGGTGAAATCGAGAAGCGTCCCGGCAAGCTTTCCGACTACGTTCCATCGCCATACAAGAATGACGAGGCTGGTCGTGCTGCCAACAACGGTGCGCTGCCACCAGATCTCAGCTTGATCGTCAAGGCCCGCCACGGTGGTTGCAACTACATCTTCTCTCTGTTGACTGGATATCCCGAGGAGCCTCCAGCTGGTGCTGTCGTTCAGGAGGGTCTCAACTTCAACCCATACTTCCCTGGTACCGGTATCGCCATGGCTCGTGTTCTCTACGACGGTCTGGTCGAGTACGACGATGGCACTCCGGCCACTGCTTCCCAGATGGCCAAAGATGTTGTCGAGTTCTTGAACTGGGCCGCTGAGCCCGAGATGGACGAGCGCAAGCGTATGGGATGGAAGGTCATGGCTATTGGAGGTCTTTTGTTCGGCATGAGTGTTTGGGTCAAGAG ATACAAGTGGTCCACCGTCAAGACCCGCAAGATCACCTACACCGCGCCACCCACCAACTCTCCTAAGCAGCCCGGCGGTGTTTTCCGGAGATAG